AGCTCCTACACACAACTTACAGCTCACCTTTTCGGGTGGCAATGAAAACATCAACTACATGACCAGTGCCGGTTATTTCAAACAAGACGGTATCATTCTAAACTCTGATTTTGAACGTTATGCCTTTCGGGTAAACTTAGATGCGAATACTTCCCAAAAATTCCGGATAGGTTTAAATTTAAGTCCTACCTATACGGTAAGTAATCCCGTATCCGCAGAGGGCCATTTTGGCAGTGGGGCCGTAGTGCTGACCTCCTTAATGATGGCTCCCCATCTACCGGTGTATAATCCTGATGGAAGCTATACCTCTGCCATCACTTTGGGCAACGGTTTTAGCAGCCTGGAAAATCCTGTAAAGGTAGCAAGAGAACGGGTAAGTCACCGTACGCAGTTAAGGCTGTTGGGAACATTATTTGGGGAGTACGCTTTTACGGAATCATTAAAATACAAACTACTGGTAGGCACAGACCTACAAAATTCCAAACATAACATTTTCCATCCTTCTACCGTCGGGCAGGACGGCAATCCACCACCCGTGATCCCGCGAGCCGAGCACCGCGCACAGGATTCCTACAATTGGCTGATGGAACATACCTTAAGTTACGCTAAAAGTTTTAATGACCATCATATTGATGCCGTTGCCGGATTTACCGCTCAAAAGGCACGTTCGGACAGTTCCAGTATTGCGGCTACCAATTTCCCGAACGATCTGGTGCAAACCATTAATGCGGGTGTAGTATCATCAGCCTCTACTACGGCTATCGAATGGTCGTTGCTTTCTTACCTTGCACGGATCAATTATGACTATGCGGGCAAGTATCTATTCACTGCTACCGTAAGAAGGGACGGCTCCTCACGTTTTGGGGCAAACAACCGTTGGGGAGTTTTCCCGTCCTTTTCCGGAGGTTGGCGATTAACCGAAGAGCGGTTCATGGACAATATAAATTTTATTCAAGAACTGAAATTACGTGCCAGTTATGGCTTTACCGGTAATAATTTTATTGGTAACTATGATCATATCGGTTTACTAAATATGCAAAACTATGTTTTTGGAGGCGGTGGTGGCGCCATTGTAAACGGTATAGCACCAAATACCATTAGTAATGCCAACCTCAGCTGGGAAAAAAACCAACAGTTAGATGTGGGGCTTGAGGTAGGCTTACTGGGAGGGCGTTTATTTTTTGTGGCAGACTACTACCGCAAAATAACTTCTGATCTATTACTGAACGTACCCGTACCATCATTAACAGGATACACTGTTGCCCGTCAGAACATTGGCAGGGTAAGGAATCAAGGGTGGGAATTTGGCCTTAACACCCAGAACCTCACGGGCAATCTAAAGTGGAGTACCGATCTCAACCTATCCTTTAACCGCAACACCGTACTTGCTCTCGGCCCCAGCGGAGAGCCTATTTTCGGCAATTATGACCAGATTACCAACAGCCATATTACGGAGGTAGGCAAGCCCATGGGTAGTTTTTACGGGTATGAAGTCATTGGCATCTTTCAAAACCAACAGGAAATAGCCGATAATCCAAGCTTTGCCGACTCACAACCCGGGCATTTTCGTTTTGCTGATATCAACGGAGACGGACAGCTAAGTATCGACGACCGTACCATATTGGGCAACCCACAACCTGACTACATTTTCGGTATTACCAATACCTTTTCTTACAAAGGTGTGGAATTGAGTTTTTTGATTCAGGGCGTACAGGGAAATGAAATCATGCACCTCGGCAGACGTTTTTATGCCAATTTCGCCGGCACAGCCAATGGTTTAAAGGAAATGAATAACCGCTGGCGCTCCGAAGCAAACCCCGGAGACGGTTTCACACCGCGGGCAAATCGGGATCTATCGCGTTACAGCAGCAGCAATGCCAGCGCCAACATATCCTCTACCCATATAGAAGATGGCTCCTTTATTCGTTTAAGGAATATTTCTCTGGCTTATAATATTCCAGACCGGCTTACACAAAAACTAGCATTGCGGAATATCAGGGTATATGCGCAAGCGCAAAACCTCTTTACCATTACCAACTATACCGGCTACAACCCAGAAGTAAGCGTAAGTGGAATCAACGCACTCTTGCCGGGGGTGGATTATGGCGGGTACCCCATATCCAAAGTGTTTACCCTCGGATTAAATGTAGGCTTTTAGAAAAAAATATGATGAGAAAGATATTAATATATAGTATACTGTTAATCGCTTTATTTAGCGGTTGTCAGAAAGATTTTCTGAATCTCGCTCCGATCTCCGATACCAATACAGAGAATTTTTACCGCAATGAGGAGGATATGCTGAACGCGGTGAATGCCGCCTATGCCTCACTACGTACTGGAGGACAATATAACGCCGCCATGTATACCGTTGGCGAGGTAGCCTCTGATAATACCGAGATATTGGATGCACAGGCAGGTATAGATAACAGTCAGATCGATGCGTTCACCACCTTAACCAATAACGGTATCCTCAACAATATGTGGAACCATCATTACGAAGGCATTTTACGCTGCAATGCGGTAATCGATCGTATTCCTGCCATAGAGATGGATGAGACACTCAAGAACCGTTATGTAGCCGAATGTTTTTTTTTAAGGGCGCTTATGTATTTTAACATGGTTCGAACTTTTGGAGACATCCCTTTGGTAACAAGAGAAATAACCGATGTACAGGAAGGTTATGACTACACCCGTGACCCCAGCGCAGAAGTATATGCACAAATTGTTGCGGACCTCAACTTTGCCATTGAAAATTTACCTGTTACATATGCCGCCGCCGATATCGGCAGAGCAACCTCCGGCGCAGCAAGAGGCCTATTAACAAAAGTTTATCTCACCCAGCAGAACTGGCAGGAGGCCGCCAACCAAGCAAAAGCAGTGATGGATTTAGGTGTATACGATTTAATGCCATCGTATGCCGCTGTATTTGCTATTCCAAACAAGAACAACGTCGAATCCTTATTTGAAGTTCAATATATAAAGGGTGGCTTCGGACTCGGCAGCCCTTTTAATAATGCCTTTGCTCCCCGTCTATCTGGCCAGATTGTTACGACCATAGGTGCCGGAGGAGGGCAAAATCATCCCACAGCTGAAATGGCTAGCATTTATGAAACAGGAGATCAAAGACGTGCCGCCTCCATGGCGGATGGGTACCAGGATGGCGATCAATTTGTAGCCATCCGGTATGTGACCAAATATTTAGATCCCGCCTTGTTTGCCGCTGGTGATGCCGATAACAATTGGCCTATATTGCGTTATGCGGATATACTATTAATGCGGGCCGAAGCGTTAAATGAACTCGGATATGCGCCCGATGGCGAAGCTTTTGAAATATTAAACCGTATACGGCAACGTGCAGGTCTCGCAGCTATAACAAGCGCTATACTTCCCGATCAGAGCAGCTTCAGGGAGGTACTGGCCCACGAAAGACGTGTGGAGCTTGCTTTTGAAAACCATCGTTGGTTCGATCTGGTAAGGACCGGTCGGGCATTGGAGACGCTTCGTGCCCAAGGTAAATCCATACAGGAGCACCAACTCGTTTTTCCTATACCGCAAGTACAAATAGATATTAACCCTGATCAGATCAGACAAAACCCCGGATACTAATGAAAACATATCATTTAAGCAAAACCATAACAACGCTCAACGTTTTACTCTTCCTATCCGTTTATTATTGCTTTGGGCAAAAAGCGGTTCACCCCGACGCACAATATGCGGTAGGTGAGCTTATTCAAAAAAAAGCCAATGGCTTCAAAGGTATCTGGTACATGAATCAGCCCTCCAACGATGAATACGCATATAAATACAGTGGGGGGCTGGGCACCTATCCAGCCAATCATCGCCCATTTGCCATCTACTCAGAGGATTCCAAAAAGACGTTCTTCTGCTTTGGTGGAACGGACGAAGCAAACACAACCCTTTACCACAATGTATCCTATTATGACCATAAAAAGGGCCGGATAGCCAATCCAACGATTTTATTGGATAAAAAAACGACCGATGCGCATGACAACCCGGTGATTTCTTTAGATAATGAAGGTTATATCTGGATTTTTTCTACCTCACATGGCACATCCAGGCCATCCTATATATCGAAGTCGAAGAAACCATACAATATCAAAAAATTTGAGCTTGTACAGGCTACAGAAATAGATAGCGGGCAAACAAAGGCCTTTAACAATTTTTCTTATTTTCAGGTCTATCATCTTGCTGATCAAGGCTTCATCGCGTTGTTCACCAAGTATAACAATAAGGGCCAGCGAGTGATCGGTTTCAATACCAGTGCGGATGGAGTAGACTGGAACCAATGGCAGGTGCTTGCACATATTGAAGAAGGGCATTATCAGATCAGTGCCGAGCAAAATGGCAAAATAGGTGTGGCATTCGATTACCACCCAAAAGGTAAAGGTTTAAATTATCGAACAAACCTCTATTATCTGGAAACATCGGATTTCGGCAAAACCTGGAAGACAGCCTCGGGCGAAATGGTTAATCTTCCCTTGACAGACAAGCAAAACCCTGCCTTGATCAATGACTATGCTGCGGATAAGCTTAACAGCTACCTGCTTGACATCGATTTTGATGCTTCGGGCAAACCGCTTATTTTAACAATTACCAGTAAAGGGTATGAGGCCGGGCCGCAAAATGCTCCAAGAAACTGGACATTATCCCAATTTATCGATGGACAATGGGCTAACCATGTTGTCACCCAATCAGACAGCAATTATGATATGGGATCCATCTATCCGGAAAAAGACGGGAGCATCAGCATTATAGGTCCCACCCAAAA
This Olivibacter sp. SDN3 DNA region includes the following protein-coding sequences:
- a CDS encoding TonB-dependent receptor; this encodes MYKKNTALSCRQERSALFKAILVMKLALIVLMVSLFELHATTYAQQVSMKKKDASLVAIFKEIQKQSGYHIFYDTKLVKNSQPVTLDLHQASIQEAMNESLNNQELTYDIVDKNIIIKKASKNTFSTQERTITGSVLDANNQPLEGVTVRLKDTRIQASTNDAGSYTIRFSTQPAILVFSLIGYGTIERTVQTENQVDVILLEQAADLEEVVVVGYGTQKRTTITGAVSSVSAQEIQDVPAPSFDAAIVGKMPGVQVSQTTGAPGGGIAVKVRGIGSIGAGNEPLYVIDGFPITANYNQSDNPLNSINPNDIQSIEVLKDASSTAIYGSRGSNGVVMITTKSGQSGKMKIDLDAYSGIQQVTKYMDLMNAQEFAEYIVDSRNNAWVDIGGDINAPNEERDAIYQILPALQNPQALGVGTDWQREVLRTAPTHNLQLTFSGGNENINYMTSAGYFKQDGIILNSDFERYAFRVNLDANTSQKFRIGLNLSPTYTVSNPVSAEGHFGSGAVVLTSLMMAPHLPVYNPDGSYTSAITLGNGFSSLENPVKVARERVSHRTQLRLLGTLFGEYAFTESLKYKLLVGTDLQNSKHNIFHPSTVGQDGNPPPVIPRAEHRAQDSYNWLMEHTLSYAKSFNDHHIDAVAGFTAQKARSDSSSIAATNFPNDLVQTINAGVVSSASTTAIEWSLLSYLARINYDYAGKYLFTATVRRDGSSRFGANNRWGVFPSFSGGWRLTEERFMDNINFIQELKLRASYGFTGNNFIGNYDHIGLLNMQNYVFGGGGGAIVNGIAPNTISNANLSWEKNQQLDVGLEVGLLGGRLFFVADYYRKITSDLLLNVPVPSLTGYTVARQNIGRVRNQGWEFGLNTQNLTGNLKWSTDLNLSFNRNTVLALGPSGEPIFGNYDQITNSHITEVGKPMGSFYGYEVIGIFQNQQEIADNPSFADSQPGHFRFADINGDGQLSIDDRTILGNPQPDYIFGITNTFSYKGVELSFLIQGVQGNEIMHLGRRFYANFAGTANGLKEMNNRWRSEANPGDGFTPRANRDLSRYSSSNASANISSTHIEDGSFIRLRNISLAYNIPDRLTQKLALRNIRVYAQAQNLFTITNYTGYNPEVSVSGINALLPGVDYGGYPISKVFTLGLNVGF
- a CDS encoding RagB/SusD family nutrient uptake outer membrane protein, translated to MMRKILIYSILLIALFSGCQKDFLNLAPISDTNTENFYRNEEDMLNAVNAAYASLRTGGQYNAAMYTVGEVASDNTEILDAQAGIDNSQIDAFTTLTNNGILNNMWNHHYEGILRCNAVIDRIPAIEMDETLKNRYVAECFFLRALMYFNMVRTFGDIPLVTREITDVQEGYDYTRDPSAEVYAQIVADLNFAIENLPVTYAAADIGRATSGAARGLLTKVYLTQQNWQEAANQAKAVMDLGVYDLMPSYAAVFAIPNKNNVESLFEVQYIKGGFGLGSPFNNAFAPRLSGQIVTTIGAGGGQNHPTAEMASIYETGDQRRAASMADGYQDGDQFVAIRYVTKYLDPALFAAGDADNNWPILRYADILLMRAEALNELGYAPDGEAFEILNRIRQRAGLAAITSAILPDQSSFREVLAHERRVELAFENHRWFDLVRTGRALETLRAQGKSIQEHQLVFPIPQVQIDINPDQIRQNPGY
- a CDS encoding BNR-4 repeat-containing protein; this translates as MKTYHLSKTITTLNVLLFLSVYYCFGQKAVHPDAQYAVGELIQKKANGFKGIWYMNQPSNDEYAYKYSGGLGTYPANHRPFAIYSEDSKKTFFCFGGTDEANTTLYHNVSYYDHKKGRIANPTILLDKKTTDAHDNPVISLDNEGYIWIFSTSHGTSRPSYISKSKKPYNIKKFELVQATEIDSGQTKAFNNFSYFQVYHLADQGFIALFTKYNNKGQRVIGFNTSADGVDWNQWQVLAHIEEGHYQISAEQNGKIGVAFDYHPKGKGLNYRTNLYYLETSDFGKTWKTASGEMVNLPLTDKQNPALINDYAADKLNSYLLDIDFDASGKPLILTITSKGYEAGPQNAPRNWTLSQFIDGQWANHVVTQSDSNYDMGSIYPEKDGSISIIGPTQNGPQAFNPGGEIAKWTSKDEGKTWSLAQQVTKNSEMNHSYVRQPRHAQPEFYGIWADGHARKPSISHLYYLNEVGEVFQLPRESKKKFIRISPQPNTP